From Sediminibacterium sp. TEGAF015, a single genomic window includes:
- a CDS encoding universal stress protein yields the protein MKILVTTDFSDNSKSAIVFAANLAEQIPQTTLVFYSAIELLQPETWNLSFYQEYEKEEKKRLTLLLEKWVKSTLGSKMKNISACKYVIEFVQGTEKAIIEASLKHKCHYICISTNGAGMLRKLMGTHTSYLVNHSPLPVLAIPSKYKSAALQSILYVSDFENLNHELKKLGKFSASLQVKTKVLHYARMGVTHPETIKRAAIFNKPDFQHIDPIILPTKIEYSLVERITQFIKKDKPGIIVLFTKQKKGFFEKLFLPSKAAELTYSTKVPTLIFPK from the coding sequence ATGAAAATTTTAGTAACCACTGATTTTTCAGACAATTCAAAATCTGCCATTGTATTTGCCGCGAATTTGGCAGAACAGATTCCCCAAACTACACTTGTTTTTTATTCAGCCATTGAATTATTACAACCAGAAACTTGGAACCTTTCTTTCTATCAGGAATATGAAAAAGAAGAAAAGAAACGATTGACCCTTTTATTAGAAAAATGGGTTAAATCAACGCTTGGGAGTAAAATGAAAAATATAAGTGCCTGTAAATATGTAATTGAGTTTGTTCAAGGTACCGAAAAAGCAATCATTGAGGCTTCGCTGAAACATAAATGCCATTATATCTGTATTTCAACGAATGGGGCAGGTATGCTACGAAAACTCATGGGTACGCACACATCTTATTTGGTAAATCATTCCCCTTTGCCCGTACTGGCTATTCCATCCAAATACAAATCAGCCGCGTTGCAAAGTATACTTTATGTTTCAGATTTTGAAAACCTAAATCATGAATTAAAAAAACTGGGCAAATTCAGTGCTTCTTTACAAGTGAAAACAAAAGTTTTGCATTATGCCAGAATGGGCGTTACTCATCCGGAAACAATAAAGAGAGCAGCCATTTTCAATAAACCAGATTTTCAGCATATTGATCCCATTATACTTCCAACCAAAATTGAATATTCCCTAGTGGAAAGAATTACCCAATTCATAAAAAAAGACAAACCAGGAATCATTGTACTTTTTACCAAACAGAAAAAAGGATTTTTTGAAAAATTGTTTTTGCCAAGCAAAGCAGCTGAACTCACTTATTCTACCAAAGTACCTACTTTGATTTTTCCAAAATAA
- a CDS encoding DmpA family aminopeptidase, which translates to MRNLLVCLLWVGMFGQCKNTAAQNQQRPRELGIIIGVMPTGKHNSIIDVKGVAVGHTTLVEADSIRTGVTVILPHTGNLFQQKVPAAIYTGNGFGKLAGSTQVNELGNLETPIALTNTLSVPNAMNALISYTLEQPGNEKAGSVNAVVGETNDGYLNDIRGRHVKEHHILSAIKNASTNNLEEGSIGAGTGTVCFGFKGGIGTASRKLPSTLGGYSVGVMVQSNFGGVLNIDGIAVGEYLQKFSFRNELLNNVDGSCMIVVATDAPLDHRNLMRLAKRAMLGLGRTGGIASNGSGDYVIAFSTAVDNQIPNRPDTPTQSFLTLHNDQTSQLFMAAIEATEEAIINSLWMANTTIGIKGNKVERIPVEKILPLFTKEKK; encoded by the coding sequence ATGAGAAACCTACTCGTCTGTTTGCTTTGGGTTGGAATGTTTGGACAATGCAAAAATACAGCTGCACAAAATCAGCAAAGACCGCGTGAACTAGGCATTATCATTGGTGTTATGCCAACTGGAAAACACAATAGTATAATAGATGTTAAGGGCGTTGCTGTGGGGCATACAACACTTGTTGAGGCTGATTCTATCAGAACTGGGGTGACCGTTATTTTACCGCATACCGGAAATCTGTTTCAACAAAAAGTTCCTGCCGCCATCTATACAGGCAACGGTTTTGGTAAACTAGCTGGAAGCACGCAAGTGAATGAATTGGGAAATTTGGAAACGCCCATCGCCTTAACCAATACCCTTAGTGTTCCCAATGCAATGAATGCATTAATTAGTTATACCCTTGAACAACCAGGCAATGAAAAAGCAGGATCAGTGAATGCAGTAGTAGGAGAAACCAATGATGGCTATCTGAATGATATCAGGGGAAGACATGTTAAGGAACATCATATTCTTTCTGCTATCAAAAATGCAAGTACAAACAATCTGGAAGAGGGCTCCATTGGTGCAGGTACTGGCACTGTTTGTTTTGGTTTTAAAGGGGGGATTGGAACTGCTAGTAGAAAACTGCCCTCAACACTGGGCGGATACTCGGTTGGCGTGATGGTCCAGTCCAATTTTGGAGGTGTCCTTAATATTGATGGAATTGCAGTTGGAGAATATTTACAGAAATTCAGTTTCAGAAATGAATTATTGAATAATGTGGATGGCTCCTGCATGATCGTCGTTGCTACGGATGCACCACTCGATCATCGGAACCTGATGCGATTAGCCAAAAGAGCGATGTTAGGTCTAGGGAGAACCGGCGGGATTGCTTCCAACGGAAGCGGAGACTATGTCATTGCCTTTTCAACAGCTGTAGACAACCAAATTCCGAATAGGCCTGATACCCCTACGCAATCTTTTCTGACGCTTCATAACGACCAGACATCCCAATTATTCATGGCTGCCATTGAAGCTACTGAAGAAGCTATTATAAATTCATTGTGGATGGCCAATACCACCATCGGCATAAAAGGAAACAAAGTAGAACGCATCCCTGTTGAAAAAATATTGCCTTTATTCACAAAAGAAAAAAAATGA
- a CDS encoding aminotransferase class IV, with product MSDLFVFVNNKLVPANDAKISVTDLAIQRGYGIFDFLVVVNGRPVYLEDHLNRFYHSAAAMHLPVPLDRPALVEAIQQLMNKNKLPNAGIRITLTGGDSPDGYSIGVPNIIITQNPFQYSLSSPLKGIRLITQEHQRQLPHIKTIDYAKAIFLQPTIKAAGADDVLYHTAGIITECPRSNFFIVNNQQEIITPDKQILAGVTRAKILLNTQFLVKEAPINFETLANAKEAFVTSSTKNVLPVVSIDGKPVGNGEPGPVTQELLNWMIQQKGILSTNL from the coding sequence ATGAGTGATCTGTTTGTATTTGTAAATAATAAACTGGTTCCTGCTAATGACGCAAAAATTTCTGTAACGGATCTTGCCATTCAAAGAGGCTATGGCATATTCGACTTTTTAGTTGTGGTGAACGGTCGTCCTGTATATTTAGAAGACCATCTCAATCGTTTTTATCATTCTGCTGCAGCTATGCATCTTCCTGTTCCGTTAGACAGACCTGCTTTAGTTGAAGCTATCCAGCAATTGATGAACAAAAACAAACTCCCCAATGCAGGAATTAGAATAACACTAACAGGAGGCGATTCTCCGGATGGATATAGTATTGGGGTTCCGAATATAATCATCACACAAAATCCATTTCAATATTCACTCAGTTCACCATTGAAAGGTATCCGTTTAATAACACAGGAACATCAGCGACAATTGCCACATATCAAAACCATTGATTACGCTAAAGCAATTTTTTTGCAACCTACTATCAAAGCAGCCGGGGCAGACGATGTATTGTACCATACTGCAGGCATCATAACCGAATGTCCGCGATCCAATTTTTTTATTGTCAATAATCAACAAGAAATAATAACACCAGACAAACAAATACTGGCAGGTGTTACAAGAGCTAAAATTTTATTGAATACCCAATTCCTTGTAAAGGAAGCACCCATCAATTTTGAAACCCTTGCAAATGCGAAAGAAGCTTTTGTAACCAGTTCTACCAAAAATGTTTTGCCGGTAGTTTCCATAGACGGAAAACCAGTGGGAAATGGAGAACCAGGACCTGTTACCCAGGAACTACTTAACTGGATGATTCAGCAAAAAGGTATTTTATCAACCAATTTATAA
- a CDS encoding proline iminopeptidase-family hydrolase — protein sequence MKQLFTLSAFAVMAFLSSCKPNNATETANNDYFKPHATGIQNGNIQMIPIETPKGKFSVWTKRIGNNPTMKILLLNGGPGATHEYFECFENFLPAEGIEIIYYDQLGCGNSQDPKDSSLFDLARYVDEVEQVRKALNLNKENFYLLGHSWGGILAMEYALKYQDNLKGVIISNMMSDAVEYGKYADEVLAKQMDPAVLDTVRALEAKKDYGNPKYMDLLYNHFYTQHILRLPLSDWPEPVNRSFAKMNQGLYVTMQGPSEFGIAGKLTTWSVKNQLNKIKVPALVVGAAHDTMDPNHMKAMAEAVQNGTYLFCPNGSHMSMYDDQETYFKGLIHFIKGVNNGETKNIVPKS from the coding sequence ATGAAACAACTGTTTACCCTATCCGCTTTTGCAGTAATGGCTTTCCTAAGCAGCTGTAAACCAAACAATGCAACAGAAACGGCCAATAATGACTATTTCAAACCGCATGCAACAGGAATTCAAAATGGAAATATTCAAATGATTCCAATTGAAACACCCAAAGGTAAATTCTCTGTATGGACCAAAAGGATCGGCAACAATCCTACAATGAAGATTCTTTTGCTAAACGGAGGACCGGGAGCCACTCACGAGTATTTTGAATGTTTTGAAAACTTTCTTCCGGCAGAAGGAATTGAAATTATATATTACGATCAACTCGGTTGTGGTAATTCACAAGATCCAAAAGACAGTAGCTTATTCGATTTAGCCAGATACGTGGATGAAGTAGAACAAGTAAGAAAGGCATTGAATTTGAACAAGGAAAATTTTTATTTACTCGGACATAGCTGGGGTGGAATTCTTGCTATGGAATATGCTTTAAAATACCAGGACAATTTAAAAGGCGTGATTATTTCGAATATGATGAGCGATGCTGTTGAATATGGTAAGTATGCAGACGAAGTACTGGCCAAGCAGATGGACCCTGCAGTGCTGGATACAGTAAGAGCTTTGGAAGCAAAGAAAGATTACGGTAATCCCAAATACATGGATTTGCTGTACAATCATTTTTATACCCAACATATCCTGAGATTGCCTTTGTCAGATTGGCCTGAGCCTGTAAATCGTTCCTTTGCCAAAATGAACCAGGGATTGTATGTAACCATGCAGGGCCCCAGTGAATTTGGCATAGCCGGAAAACTAACAACCTGGTCTGTGAAAAATCAGCTAAACAAAATTAAAGTTCCTGCATTGGTAGTTGGTGCGGCACATGATACAATGGATCCCAATCATATGAAAGCCATGGCTGAAGCTGTGCAGAATGGAACCTATTTGTTTTGTCCTAATGGAAGTCATATGAGCATGTACGATGATCAGGAAACTTATTTTAAAGGACTGATTCATTTCATAAAAGGAGTCAATAATGGAGAAACCAAAAATATTGTTCCCAAGTCTTAA
- a CDS encoding class I SAM-dependent methyltransferase, giving the protein MDPFSSDTAFDALYPAHISQLASRHWTPLSVAKEAATFLAVGDSPRILDIGSGVGKFCLVGAHFFPSAFFAGVEHRGSLHAIATKLSIKLGLSNTAFFEGDFSNIDFSAYQHFYFYNSFYEHLEQSDLIDDSVPISNELFHAYNRNLYKALKKMPSGTRIATFHSTENEMPTSYEVVGIGSNEDLKFWIKL; this is encoded by the coding sequence ATGGATCCATTTAGTTCTGATACTGCTTTTGATGCTTTGTATCCAGCACATATATCCCAACTTGCCAGTCGTCACTGGACACCCTTATCCGTAGCTAAGGAAGCGGCTACATTTTTGGCAGTGGGTGATTCCCCCCGTATCCTGGATATTGGCAGCGGTGTTGGAAAATTCTGTTTAGTTGGGGCTCATTTCTTTCCCAGTGCTTTTTTTGCAGGAGTAGAACACAGGGGTAGTTTACATGCCATTGCCACAAAGCTGTCGATAAAGCTGGGCCTATCTAATACCGCTTTTTTTGAAGGAGACTTTAGCAATATTGATTTCTCTGCCTATCAGCACTTCTATTTTTACAATTCTTTTTATGAGCATTTGGAACAGAGCGATCTGATTGATGACTCTGTTCCCATTTCCAATGAATTGTTTCATGCCTACAACCGTAATCTTTACAAGGCCTTGAAAAAAATGCCATCAGGCACACGCATAGCTACTTTTCATAGTACAGAAAATGAAATGCCCACCAGCTATGAAGTGGTGGGCATTGGGTCTAATGAAGACCTGAAGTTCTGGATTAAGCTTTAA
- a CDS encoding ABC transporter permease: MYPLIKAEIFKLFRQGKTYYAICALFSIEAIILISAYFQGTNIIDLLLENLKQRFYFEGTLLNGNLLVYLILNTLWFHLPLILMIVVSGMLTAEYKDRTIQTIMLQPVTKWKFILSKYVVAIGFTLLVVLVLAMSSFGLSYLFFGKGDLVVYLNGLNFFDAGDAYYRLRWSFVSGALSMVFFSIASLTIAVLFKEAAKTWIVSAFFLIISNILLKVDFGDNWFNTIFFAKLNDTWQYFFYYQINWGQIQLNSFLSIGYSLLFMGAGIYWFQQKDIG; the protein is encoded by the coding sequence ATGTACCCCTTAATTAAAGCTGAGATATTTAAATTATTCCGTCAGGGAAAAACATACTATGCAATATGTGCATTGTTTTCTATTGAAGCTATCATCTTAATCAGTGCTTATTTTCAGGGTACCAATATTATTGATTTGTTACTGGAAAATTTGAAGCAGCGGTTTTATTTTGAAGGCACGCTTTTGAACGGGAATTTATTGGTATACCTCATTTTAAATACACTATGGTTTCATTTGCCATTGATTCTGATGATTGTAGTTTCCGGTATGTTGACCGCTGAATATAAAGATCGCACAATACAAACGATCATGTTGCAACCCGTAACCAAATGGAAATTTATATTGAGTAAGTATGTGGTTGCCATAGGATTTACTTTGCTGGTAGTATTGGTACTGGCTATGAGTTCATTTGGACTCTCTTATTTGTTTTTCGGCAAAGGCGATCTGGTGGTGTATCTGAACGGACTGAATTTTTTTGATGCAGGCGATGCCTATTATCGTTTACGCTGGTCTTTTGTTTCGGGTGCTTTATCCATGGTCTTTTTTTCCATAGCTAGTTTAACCATTGCAGTGCTTTTTAAGGAAGCTGCTAAAACATGGATTGTCTCTGCTTTCTTTTTAATTATTTCGAATATCCTGCTCAAAGTTGATTTTGGTGATAATTGGTTTAACACTATTTTCTTTGCCAAATTGAATGATACCTGGCAGTATTTTTTTTATTACCAGATTAATTGGGGGCAAATTCAATTGAATAGCTTCTTATCAATTGGATATAGTTTGCTATTTATGGGAGCAGGTATTTATTGGTTTCAACAAAAAGATATTGGGTAA
- a CDS encoding ABC transporter ATP-binding protein yields MSIAGIEISKTYQGRQVLNKVSLSCGAGEICGLLGANGAGKTTLFKILFGLVTPDSGTVVLPNNAVKPIGGIIEKPALYEYLNAYDNIHLFSSIQGLKLSKKEIAEQLQKVGLPTDRMDPVAHFSMGMKQRLGIAIALLNNPSCLVLDEPFTGLDPMGVSSLRHLIAGLAEKDGLAIILSSHIIEELSKLCHTLYVLKNGQLVNSGPTQDLIAANTLVYSICAPGIQTASCLSAYPVVFKGNCALVTINATQVPQLIQQLHQENIFITSCTPELSMEKLFETNTECTP; encoded by the coding sequence ATGAGTATAGCAGGCATTGAGATCAGCAAAACCTACCAGGGTCGGCAAGTGTTAAATAAAGTAAGCCTCAGTTGTGGTGCCGGAGAAATCTGTGGTTTGCTGGGAGCCAACGGCGCTGGCAAAACAACGTTGTTTAAAATTCTGTTTGGACTGGTTACTCCTGATAGTGGTACCGTTGTATTGCCCAATAATGCTGTAAAACCCATCGGGGGAATCATTGAGAAACCTGCTTTGTATGAATATTTAAATGCCTACGATAATATTCATTTGTTTTCGAGTATTCAGGGATTAAAGCTGTCGAAGAAAGAGATTGCTGAACAGTTACAGAAAGTGGGGCTGCCCACCGACAGGATGGATCCTGTAGCGCATTTTTCTATGGGAATGAAACAGCGTCTTGGTATAGCTATTGCGCTTTTGAACAATCCTTCTTGTCTGGTGCTGGATGAACCTTTTACTGGATTGGATCCAATGGGCGTTAGTTCACTCAGGCATCTAATTGCAGGATTGGCAGAGAAAGATGGCCTGGCAATTATTCTTTCATCACATATAATTGAAGAGCTGAGTAAGCTATGTCATACATTGTATGTATTGAAAAACGGGCAGTTGGTTAACAGTGGGCCAACACAAGATTTGATTGCAGCCAACACATTGGTATATAGTATTTGTGCGCCTGGCATTCAAACTGCCAGTTGCCTTTCTGCCTATCCTGTTGTTTTCAAGGGGAACTGCGCACTGGTTACGATTAATGCAACACAAGTTCCGCAATTGATTCAGCAACTGCATCAGGAAAATATTTTTATTACCTCTTGTACTCCGGAATTGAGTATGGAAAAACTTTTTGAAACCAATACGGAATGTACCCCTTAA
- a CDS encoding cation-translocating P-type ATPase has translation MSTTPFELQGLTEDQVNKARLKHGSNQLQFAKKNSFLETIKSVLKEPMIILLFAAAFIYFISGNAGDGLFLSVAIILVAAISIFQDSRSKAALEKLQDYTQPFCKVIRNHEIISIHVDELVIGDYLMMEEGSSVSADGIIIRSNDFSVNESILTGESYAVDKTSEAGNNEVYRGSYVVGGLAIAIVTAVGNASKLGKIGKSLSDIDTEATPLEQQINRFVRNMAIVGIIVFLIVWLINFQLSGNVLNSLLQALTLAMSILPEEIPVAFTTFMALGAWRLMKMGIVVKQMKTVETLGSATVICTDKTGTLTENKMSIAGLYNAQTESLFLTEDLQKNRTENEELISYAMWSSEPIPFDPMETSIHAFYKEHITKDRRAEFNMVHEYPLSGKPPMMTHIFKNQQGEQIIAAKGAPEAILCCCNIHHEKRLAINNAIQTFTEKGYRVLAVAEAIFSGDNYPAQQQDFIFELKGVIAFYDPPKKNITAVLKDFYQAGIQVKIITGDNAATTHSIAQQIGFRNTGSLTGDELMALDDEAIKPAVAKTAIFTRMFPEAKLRIINALKSNGEIVAMTGDGVNDGPALKAAHIGIAMGKKGTEIAKQAASLVLVEDDLAKMVEAIAMGRKIYTNLKKAIQYIISIHIPIVLTVFIPLMLGWIYPNIFTPVHVIFLELIMGPTCSIIYENEPMEKNTLLQAPRPFTSTFFNWRELTTSMIQGLFITAGTLFTYQLAVKQAYDIETTRTMVFSTLIFANIFLTLINRSFYYSIFSTLFYKNNWIYGIIIATLILLAALIYIEPFALFFGFKPLAIANIGHCIWIGAASVLWYEIVKWIKRLSSN, from the coding sequence ATGTCTACCACACCATTTGAATTACAGGGATTAACCGAAGATCAGGTTAATAAAGCCAGATTAAAACACGGAAGCAATCAACTACAGTTTGCCAAGAAAAACAGTTTTCTTGAAACCATCAAATCGGTTTTAAAGGAGCCAATGATTATTTTATTGTTTGCCGCCGCTTTTATCTATTTTATTAGTGGCAATGCCGGGGATGGATTATTTTTATCTGTAGCCATAATACTGGTAGCAGCTATTTCCATTTTTCAGGATTCCCGCAGCAAAGCAGCACTGGAAAAGTTGCAGGATTATACACAACCCTTTTGTAAAGTCATTCGCAACCATGAAATTATTTCTATCCATGTAGATGAACTGGTGATTGGCGACTACCTGATGATGGAAGAAGGAAGTTCTGTTTCTGCAGATGGCATCATTATCCGATCAAATGATTTTTCTGTTAACGAATCCATTTTAACAGGGGAAAGCTATGCAGTAGACAAAACCTCAGAAGCCGGTAATAATGAAGTTTACAGAGGCTCTTACGTAGTAGGTGGATTAGCCATTGCAATTGTTACTGCTGTTGGCAATGCTTCCAAATTGGGAAAAATTGGAAAAAGTCTTTCTGATATTGATACAGAGGCCACACCGCTTGAGCAACAGATTAATCGCTTTGTCAGAAATATGGCCATTGTGGGTATCATCGTTTTCCTTATTGTATGGCTCATCAACTTTCAATTGTCTGGCAATGTATTGAACAGTTTATTACAGGCGCTAACACTGGCAATGAGTATTCTTCCGGAAGAAATACCTGTTGCTTTTACCACTTTCATGGCATTGGGTGCATGGAGACTAATGAAAATGGGGATTGTAGTAAAACAAATGAAAACAGTAGAAACACTGGGTAGTGCTACTGTCATCTGTACCGATAAAACGGGAACCCTAACCGAAAACAAAATGAGCATTGCCGGATTGTACAATGCCCAGACTGAATCACTTTTTCTAACAGAGGATTTACAAAAAAACAGAACAGAAAATGAAGAACTGATTAGTTATGCAATGTGGTCCAGCGAACCCATACCTTTCGATCCCATGGAAACATCTATCCATGCATTCTATAAAGAGCACATCACAAAAGACCGTCGGGCCGAATTCAATATGGTCCACGAATATCCGTTATCCGGAAAGCCTCCGATGATGACACATATTTTTAAAAATCAGCAAGGCGAACAAATCATTGCCGCCAAAGGTGCGCCGGAAGCGATACTATGCTGTTGTAATATCCATCATGAGAAAAGACTGGCTATAAATAATGCCATCCAGACGTTTACAGAAAAGGGGTATCGGGTACTAGCAGTTGCAGAAGCCATTTTCAGTGGAGACAATTATCCTGCACAACAACAGGATTTCATTTTTGAATTGAAGGGAGTCATTGCTTTTTACGACCCACCCAAGAAAAATATTACAGCAGTATTAAAGGATTTTTATCAGGCAGGTATTCAGGTAAAAATAATTACAGGAGACAATGCAGCTACCACGCATTCCATTGCCCAACAAATCGGATTCAGAAATACCGGATCCTTAACAGGAGATGAACTTATGGCGCTGGACGATGAAGCCATCAAACCCGCTGTAGCTAAAACAGCCATTTTTACCCGTATGTTTCCGGAGGCCAAACTTCGCATCATTAACGCTTTAAAAAGCAACGGAGAAATAGTAGCCATGACCGGAGACGGAGTGAACGACGGGCCGGCACTAAAGGCCGCTCATATAGGCATTGCCATGGGAAAGAAAGGAACCGAAATTGCCAAACAAGCCGCTTCATTGGTATTAGTAGAAGACGACCTAGCAAAAATGGTTGAAGCCATTGCTATGGGCAGAAAGATTTATACCAATCTAAAAAAAGCCATCCAATATATCATTTCCATTCATATCCCAATTGTGCTGACAGTATTTATTCCTTTGATGCTCGGTTGGATCTATCCCAATATTTTTACACCCGTACATGTGATTTTCCTGGAGTTAATTATGGGGCCTACCTGTTCCATCATTTACGAAAATGAACCTATGGAGAAGAATACCTTATTGCAAGCACCAAGACCTTTCACCAGCACTTTCTTTAACTGGAGAGAATTAACAACCAGCATGATTCAGGGGCTATTCATTACTGCAGGCACTCTATTTACGTATCAACTTGCAGTAAAACAAGCTTATGATATAGAAACAACCCGCACAATGGTTTTCAGCACACTGATTTTTGCCAATATCTTTTTAACCCTAATCAACCGGTCTTTCTATTATTCCATATTCAGCACATTGTTCTACAAAAACAACTGGATCTATGGAATCATTATTGCCACTTTGATATTATTAGCTGCCTTAATTTACATTGAGCCTTTTGCCTTATTCTTTGGATTCAAACCTTTGGCAATAGCCAACATTGGCCATTGCATCTGGATTGGTGCCGCATCCGTACTTTGGTACGAAATAGTTAAATGGATTAAACGATTAAGCAGCAATTAA
- a CDS encoding M28 family metallopeptidase: MKKIVLSLGLLVSVFAAIAQDLKTIVTDAEVQRVLGTLASDEMEGRRTFTRGIDKAAAFIASEFKSYGIQPLKGNKDFLQSFAMVRPKFISASGMLNESALDTKQIMAVTCNKDLQVTEKSGYEVAQIAKGANLFAEARKYSGLTKNMIVLVDTSFSSNFGRLAQLKGNMFYSDKSVVFVLTTETTVKSLTIDAKHEIQEMKLANVAGMIPGKSLPNEYVIFSGHYDHLGINTRNMVNNDSIYNGANDDAAGTTAMMLLAKYYAAAKNNERTLVFVAFTAEEVGGFGSQYFSKQFDPLTVKAMFNIEMIGSESKWGKNSAFITGYEKTDMGKILQQNLAGTDFTFYPDPYTSQNLFYRSDNATLARLGVPAHTISTTKIDVDPYYHKASDELSTIDIPNMTQIIRSIALSARGIISGKETPSRVDASSLR, from the coding sequence ATGAAAAAGATTGTTTTATCCCTGGGATTACTTGTATCTGTATTTGCTGCTATTGCGCAGGATTTAAAAACCATCGTAACAGATGCTGAAGTACAACGCGTACTAGGAACTCTTGCTTCAGATGAAATGGAAGGCAGAAGAACTTTTACCAGAGGGATAGACAAAGCAGCTGCATTTATCGCTTCAGAATTTAAGTCTTATGGTATCCAGCCTTTAAAAGGCAACAAGGATTTTTTACAGTCCTTTGCCATGGTTAGACCTAAGTTCATCAGCGCGTCTGGTATGCTGAATGAATCTGCCCTAGATACCAAACAAATTATGGCAGTTACCTGCAACAAGGATTTGCAAGTCACAGAAAAATCAGGATACGAAGTTGCTCAAATTGCAAAAGGAGCAAACCTTTTTGCAGAAGCAAGAAAATACAGCGGATTAACCAAGAATATGATTGTGCTGGTGGATACTTCTTTCAGTAGCAATTTTGGCAGACTGGCACAACTGAAAGGGAATATGTTTTATTCCGATAAATCTGTTGTGTTTGTATTAACTACCGAAACAACCGTAAAGTCTTTAACCATTGATGCGAAACACGAAATCCAGGAAATGAAATTGGCCAATGTAGCGGGCATGATTCCAGGTAAGTCTTTACCCAATGAATATGTTATTTTTTCCGGACACTACGATCATTTGGGTATCAATACCAGAAATATGGTGAACAACGACTCTATTTATAACGGAGCCAATGATGATGCTGCTGGAACCACTGCCATGATGTTATTGGCCAAATATTATGCTGCTGCTAAAAACAATGAACGCACTTTAGTGTTCGTTGCCTTTACTGCAGAAGAAGTAGGTGGATTTGGTTCTCAGTATTTTTCAAAACAGTTTGATCCACTAACAGTAAAAGCCATGTTTAATATTGAAATGATAGGAAGTGAAAGCAAGTGGGGAAAAAACAGTGCTTTCATTACTGGTTATGAGAAAACCGATATGGGTAAAATTTTACAGCAAAACCTAGCGGGTACAGATTTTACTTTTTATCCTGACCCTTACACTTCGCAGAATCTGTTTTATCGTTCAGACAATGCAACACTGGCTCGTTTGGGTGTTCCTGCGCATACTATCTCAACTACCAAGATTGATGTAGATCCTTATTATCACAAAGCATCTGATGAGTTAAGCACGATTGATATTCCGAATATGACACAAATTATTCGCTCTATTGCATTAAGTGCAAGAGGTATCATCAGTGGCAAGGAAACACCTTCAAGAGTAGATGCTAGCAGCCTGCGTTAA
- a CDS encoding LytR/AlgR family response regulator transcription factor yields MAIKAIIIDDERLARNELKKLLLDHGDIEVIDEATNVDEGIEKIETLNPDLIFLDIQMPGKTGFDLLAEVEKAPKVIFTTAYDEYAIKAFEVNALDYLLKPIEPKRLSDAIQKLQAELYKEKIGLTGSNRGPLTEHDQVFVKDGERCWFVKLGEIRLFESVGNYAKVFFGTNKPLILKSLNALEERLDDRMFFRANRKHIINLRWIEKIEPYFNGGLILDLKGGEKIEVSRRQTVKFKEMMSL; encoded by the coding sequence ATGGCAATCAAAGCAATTATTATTGATGATGAAAGACTGGCAAGAAATGAGTTGAAAAAATTGTTACTAGATCATGGTGATATTGAAGTGATTGATGAAGCAACCAATGTAGACGAAGGGATAGAAAAAATTGAAACCTTGAATCCAGATTTGATATTTCTGGATATACAAATGCCAGGAAAAACAGGATTTGATTTATTGGCGGAAGTTGAAAAAGCACCTAAAGTTATTTTCACAACAGCCTATGATGAGTATGCCATTAAGGCTTTTGAAGTGAATGCTTTGGACTATCTGTTGAAGCCGATTGAGCCCAAGCGTTTATCTGATGCCATTCAAAAATTACAAGCTGAACTATACAAGGAAAAAATTGGGCTTACCGGATCCAATCGCGGTCCGCTTACCGAACACGATCAGGTGTTTGTAAAAGACGGCGAGCGTTGCTGGTTTGTGAAGCTGGGAGAAATCCGTTTGTTTGAAAGTGTGGGCAATTATGCCAAAGTATTCTTTGGTACCAACAAGCCTTTGATTTTAAAATCTTTGAATGCCCTAGAAGAAAGACTGGATGATCGCATGTTTTTCAGAGCCAACCGCAAACATATCATCAACCTGAGATGGATTGAAAAAATTGAACCCTATTTTAATGGAGGTCTGATTTTAGATTTAAAAGGCGGTGAAAAAATTGAAGTTAGCCGCAGACAAACAGTGAAGTTCAAAGAGATGATGAGTTTATAG